gggtttttaccgtttaatgaccggtttgtcgattttaaaactttagtcgcagttaaaacctaatgtaaaatataaaataaatacaagacttaaattaaagcgtaaagtaagtaacgataatgaaattgcgaataaaaatgcgataaaataaaattacgataattaaaaggtacgataattaaaagtgcgattaaataaaataacaataaataaaagtgcgataattagaagtgcaattaaatataaaataaaggaaattaaatatgaaataaaagaattatgcttatttaaacttccgtaatcatgatgtttgacgtgttgattttaattttatgcccatgggttaattgtcctttgtcctggattattcaatatgtccgtctggtttttgtccataacagtccatcagtcataaatataaattgcaagtgtccttgtcaaattattattatacccgaagataaatattccaactaattggggattcgaattgtaacaaggttttaatactttgtttaatgaatacaccaggttatcgactgcgtgtaaaccaaggttttactattttgttaacaattacaccaattacccttgaatgtaatttcacccctgttttaattattctagtggctattaatccattcccgtgtccggttaaatgaacgattattcgtacatataaataccccgcccatcgtgtccgatcgagtgtatatggtaatttatagggacgcccaattgtaaatctttatattaacattaacaaactttcatttagttaaacaaatataaagcccattaatagcccatagtctagtttccacaagtgtcgttcttttgtccaaaccccaattatggtacaaagcccaattacccaattttagtaattagcccaacatcatgattacttcgttttaaacaagcataataataacttagctacgagacattaatataaaaaggttgaacataacttacaatgattaaaaatagcgtagcgttacacggacagaatttcgacttacacccttacaacattcgctaacatacccttattattagaattataattaaaattaaaatataaattataaatataaatatatttacgttgaagaggaagagaaaaaggatgaaaatatatgttaaattcgatcagaattcggttggctttatagccagaagtgaaatttggggctccgcgactcgcggcaaaatggccttaaaactccgcgagtcgcggagaggtattttcatttcacacccttggagtttctggctgccgacggttttaataatatatatatataatatatatataattaatataattaattatatattatattatatttatatacatagttaacttgtaatttttagtccgttgcgtcgagcgttaagagttgactctggtcccggttccggtttttcgaacgtcctcgcgtacaatttaatatcttgtactttgcgttttgaatcttgtactcttgtgattttgagacgtttcttatcaataattggaacctttttgattgtcttttgttcttttgagctttttggtcgtttgcgtcttcaattcgtcgaatctgtcttttgtcttcaccttttattatttaaacgaatatcatttgtaaatagaacaattgcaactaaaagcttgtctttcttgaggaataatgctatgaaatatatgttcgtttttagcattatcaagtcgcTAGGATCCCCGACTTGGCGGAATCTCAAAAGGTATCGGGATTCATAGATGGAATCTGTCGTGATCACCACTTGGCGTTGTGGCAAAGGCTTAGGAAGTATCTCCTCGAAATGCTTGCGGAAGCAATTAAGATGCGCATGAGCATATGCGCACGGAGGAAGACACGACCATGTACTCTGGCTATCGAGGCTCAGGTCACGGGCGACGAGAAGGATACGACCTGCCTCGAGGTGGTCGCCAATCTGGTAGCTTTGGCAGAAGCCAGCATGAGTCCAGCCCATATCGTCATCACAGTAACAGCGGCCACAACGATAGGAGACACCAGCGAAGATATcaaaggaacaacaacaacaaccagcatCACCACAAGAGCAGGGCAATGAAACACGGGAAATAAACAAACACTGATCAGAAGCCTCACAAAGAGCTTGAAAGAGATATACGTGACCGAACCTATCTCCAAGACGTTTGAGAGACCAGCGCGCATGTCCGAATATGCGCGACGAGATAAATCCAAGTTTTGCGACTTCCATGACGATTTCGGACATTAGACGAATCGTAGCAAAGCGCTAGTGGATAAAGTGATTGGTTGCCTCAAACGTGGGGAATTGAAGCATCTGAAACTGCGGAAAGATGGGTCAGGCGCCTACAAAAAAGAAGACGACGGCACTGAAAAAGACAAGGTAATTTACGTCTTCTCGTGGGAAAAGTGGAATGACATAGTGCTAGAGCCGATATGTCCATGGGAATCTGTCAGGCCAATGCTCCCATGCGAGCCTAGGGACACAAGAAAATGTGCTCCGCTAGTAATTGAAGGATACTTACCAGAATGTGGCCAGTACATCAACAAGATTCTCATCGACACGGAAAGCTGCATCAATATTAAGTTCTTTCATTACTTTAGCGACCTATCGTACAAAATGAAGTGCACTATACGGGAAACAAAGCAACAATTTAGGGGAGTGAGTGGAGAACCCTCCTGGTCAATGGGAATACTCGCAGCGGCACTGACTCTGCGGGATGACCAGGACCAACAAAGGGAGCACACATTGGTGGTTGACTTTAGCGTGATACGTGCTAAGTCGGAGTATGATGCTATCCTTGGGCAGCCATCAATATCACGCCATCTGTAGCCCATGGCATCATTGTGCTACCCACCCCGGGAGGAAGAGCTACCCTGAAGTCAAAAGTAATGGAGGAAGATCACCGGCTTCGAtaggtatatgtatgtatgtatgtatgtatatatatatatatatatatatatatatatatatatatatatatatatatatataactatgctGAAACTAAAATTCGCAGATCGCACACAACGCTTAAAAACAAAATCGCTGCTTAAATACTTGGCTGCTTAAATACTTGGCTGCTTAAATACTTGGCTTCTTAATACGACATGCACGCGCAACCAGCCCGCGCGCTTACCACACTAAAATGAGCACAATCTTACATAATCTGAAACATAAGACGCATATAAATATGAATTTAACGCATAATCTCCCGCATTCGTTGATTTTGTAAACCAATTTGACTGGTGTTAACAGGTCCAAGGTATTCAAGCTACAGCGAAGGGGAAAAAAGATGGGTGCAGCGCTTCAGGAGCTGCAATTGACGAGGGGGACGAGATCGCTGGCATAGACTATGAATATGAAGAATACAAGGACGAGAAGCTGCGGGAAAGAGCATGTGGGCTGAGCTACCACTACGGtggttattcttattattattaaatgtttgaATGTTTAAATCAAGCATACTCGGTTAGGCGCATGGTTAGGACTTGTGTACTACTTGAAAAAGTATTTGTAAGCGCTTTAAGCGCAGACTCATCTATTAATGGTTAATTTCTGTTTTCAAGTTATTGTCTGCTAAAATCTTTGTGCCATTAAATGTAAAGTAGTTCTATAACTTGATACCGGTGCGCACGGTCACATGCCTCgcgcactcctgcctttgaagggttgctttctctggcacccgtgcggcagaagcttATTTGGCGACAAGCTAGTTTATTATAACCGGATGGTTAAGAGTCACTGGGTTGACCTAACCCGCCCGGGCAAAATTCGAGATctacaagtcatgactataaacgacggcgttggtcgcgcctgaccgcaatcctaagtgttggcgcacttagaagactcccgATGCACACACACAGACGCATAATTTAAGTatatattgtgtgcacaacaatatatatgataagttaagtGTTGGCATGCCTTGAGTATAATTACGATTAAAATCAACGAACATTTTTGCCAGACATATTAACGTGTTAATAAACGATCCTATGCGCTTGATCACAAATAGCTATGAGAAAAGCCCATATAACTGGTTAATCGACATGACGAATAACGAAATCATAACTTAAAGGAAAAATCACTCATGACCGTTCACGCTAACGCAACGTCTCAGTAACGAAGGAATAGCGTCCAATTCAAGACATCTCTCAGGGACAACGGTTAAAAATTATGTGTGGACACTTTGTAGCCACCACAAGGGCGAAACGAACAAGTCAAAAACAGCAACAATGATACGCGCAAGTAATTAACAAGCACAAATGAGTGGACACTTTACGCTAGAATAAGCGCAAGCGCACCCCGAATGAGTGCGACATAAGAATTTGTCTAAGTAAAGAACCATACAAACGCTTTTAAGATTAGGCGCGTTATAACACAATACATGAAATAAGGCGTTTCGCAATAATAAGTATAAAGGTTGTTAATGACAGAGCAAAAGCAGGAAAGACTAACATTTCATTATCCACAAGAATTACATACACAAAAATTTACACTTGTTTCagaaaaaaatacaaattacaattcTTCTGAAAACAAGCGCTGAGCGTCAGCGGCAGGGTCCTTCGACAGGGTGACCAAGTTAGGAACCATGATATTCGCCAGTATTAGCGTAATCTGTTCCCTTTGTTCAACCGCATGGGGATCCACAAACTCCTTCACAATAGCGTCTAGGGTAGCAGTGGGCTGAACATGAGGCCTGACATTCTCCCAAAATAGAAGCCTTTCCTCAACCTTATAAGCAAGCAAGGCATCCACGAACAACTCGCTCACATACTGAGAATCGCATGCGCGAGCAACCAATGAAGGGAGCCCCTCCTTAAGGGTCCGGAATTGACGCAGAGCCGCATCAAGTCCGCCTTCACAAGCAGCCAACCTACTGGCCTGATCCTCACACTCTTTGGCCAGCGCCTGTATTTCAGATTCCAAAGAGTTCGCTTTTTCAGTCAACTCCTCAACCTTAGCGGCCAGCGAGCCTTCTCAGAAGAAATGGTTGAAACGGCGATAGCAACCTCATCACTCCCTTTTTCGCATCCCTAAGCTGCTCCTTCAAGTAAAGAATACGGTCGTGCACATCATCGACAGTCAGTGCACCCGGTGTAGAAGAGCTCGCACCATCAAGATGAGCTCTCGTCTCTTGCAAACGAAAACGAGAATACATCAAGTTTAGCATAGTCATCTGAACATCTACTCGAAAAAGGGACTCGGGCGACAAGTTTGAAGAATACTCGGGCAAAGAAATATTCCCTAGAAAGCCATATTGAGAAGCCACCACTTTCTCTGGCACCGAAAACAGCTCATTCATGCCATGAAACACCAAACGGTTGTCTGTTGACATGAAAAATAAAAGTCAATCGCAACGCACCGCATGTACAATAGCGCAAATATAGAAGATGAACAAAACAAAGATACCTTTTGACTTCTTGGCGCGCTTCCGTTTGCGCCCACCTTCAGTAGGGGCCTCCGTACCCTCGTGCCCCTCAGTATCACCTTTCGGAGAGTCATCAACAACATGACTCTCGTTCAAGTTGGTTCCACCAGAACCATCACCTCCAATCAATGGATCGGCATCAGAATGACGCTCGCCTTCAGTTTCCATGCTTGGTGTCTCCATGTAAATACCTTTAATGTTACGGCTTTCGAGTAGCCTATCGAGCAACATAACTATAACGACAAAATAACACAAGTTAGATATAAGAATGTGAAGGAAAGACATATATAAGTTAAGCGCTCATCTGCCGCCTACCATTATTGTTCTCATCTTTGATAATTGGCAGGACAGGCGGATAAGGACACACATTAGCAACCCGCAAAATTTCGTTGCTATAATTGTGGATTACAAGCCCGCGATTCCTAAAATAAGCAAGCCTCCGCTCATCAACGTCTGAGAGCATTGGTTTGACATTCAAATGCGTCATGGTGGCTTCTGTATGCCACACAAGAATGTTTGCGCAAGGAGGGGGATACAAGAATTATCGATATAAAAGAACGTGTTTTTCCACTTGTAATGAACGCCGGCATTCAAGGGCTTCACAAAGTTAACCCTGTCGTTGAAAGAATACCAACTTTGTTGTCTTTTTTGGTATGAGAAAACGTTTTTAAACAGATCCAATGTGGGCGCAAAGTGAAAATAGTTACACCACATCTCGAAGAATGCGACACGACAAGCGCTGTATGGATGCAACTGGCCAATACCGATATTAAAATGGATAAGAACCTCCATGAAAAAAGGAGTCGAAGGATAGCGCAAATTCCCTTGTACCATAACTTCGCGGTACACAGTAACCTTCTTGGGAATGATGGTGTCCGCGCGCTGATCAGGAAGAGGCGCAATAAGGTTTAGATCGCGCAAGGGCGGATACCAATCTATCAACTTTTCAATCGAACGCCTAGTAATGATAGAATTAATGCTCTCACAGTTGTGGGGTTCACCAGTAGAAGTAGAAGTAGACGCCATTTATCACAAACACAATAAAAAATATGTTATAAACAAAGAAAAATAGCGGAGTATACGCTCACCTGAACAATTAAAGTCGAAGCGCGAAAGCACTAACGGATAGCAGAAGAGATTTTGCGCTGGATCAGAGAAAGCAGAGAAGGTAAAAAAGTTTTGGAAGAAACTATGAGGTATTTATAGGAGAGTAAAAACACTTGAAGCGTCGCAAAGAAGTTGAGAAAGCGCGGTTAAAAACAAACGGTTGAGATAGAGCCACGTGTCACACAACATGAAGAGGTCAAATAGCGAAGCGACCAATGACGGCTGATGTGACAACCTGACCACTGTAGCAAACTGACAGACGCCGACAAGATTTCCATGCATTAAATTCACCAGGACAACCGTTGTCATTTGATACAATAACTcgaaaaactgtaaaaaaaaaaaaagaagggcaATTTTAGCGCAGGACATGCAGATGGCGGTTGTAAGTTGAGTTCAACACCATGCGCAATGCTTGCGCATACTATTGAACTGgaaggacttaatgatacgcatacccgattagcTCGTGTTGCGCACCAAACAGCATCACCATGCAAACCACACGCACATAGCGCGCTAAAGTGACCTAATGCTAGGCCAAGGGCCTGGCGCAGCTCTTGTACTTGCGCTGAGAATACGTGTGCTTGTCAGGCGACGCAGTAGCTGGCAGAGTGCACATGGCAGACAGGAATCAGGTCCGACAAAATGCTTTTTACTTTTGTCGGACCTGCTCACACAAGGAAGTACTGTTAGCAGGCCACGATACTCTAACCTTATTACGTGACAATAGAAGACAAAAAGACTTACCCTATAAATAAAGGACCCAAGCCACAGCAAAACGGATCATCACTCATTCGGTCTCACTCATATAATATTTTTAGTATCAAAGCATAACAGAAACAGCAACCTCTATCCTAGCGCAACTTTACCGGCACTACCGGACTTATAACGCGTCACTAGACTTACTCTCGATctacaggtaacgttctatgaacataaaTCATACACTTATATCCGAGCCATCAATAACGGGCTACCCCGTCGATGGTGGGTCcacgtttaaccacccctgttgagatcctcatctcgcaaggggttattcacggtactccggaccggagagttaaactcagttGACCCTTAAATCCCTTTCTATCGTTGACAAGCATGGACCGGACCCGATCCctctattctatgcttgatcaaatAGTAAGATTATATTTTTAACACACTTGAGTCACTCGACTTCTAAAAATAAGAAGAAATGACAACAAGTTTTACAGTCAAAAATCTAAACATTATTTTCTTGATTCAAGATATTTCATCTATACCAAGTTTAATACCTCAACAAGTTGTAGATGCATCACCTTTCATCCGTACCAAGTCTAATATTCTAACAACTTGTAGATGAATCATCTTCTTGATGTATCCCAACAATATAACCGACTAATATATAATTAATGTCACCGCTTTAATACATGTTACGAAACACTAATAATGTAACATATTCATGAGTCTCAATGAATAAGATTTCCTCTTAAGAAACCATGACTAAAATTATCTAATCCATGACTAAAATATAGTTGTATGAATTATCTAATCCATGACTAAAATTCAATCACATGCCCTTCAAGTAAATCCACTTGAGGGATCCATTTACCGACCCTTTAAAACCACAAGTCCAAAGGCACCTTTTGGCGGTTTctcaaaagaaaaataaaattctccatattttatgaaaaatatttGTAACCATTAGCCACCACACAGAAATTCAACCCACTTCTTTTCATCGATGTGTGCCATGCAGTGACACCAACAACCGACGTAAAACTCGGTTTCTTTATTTGTCGACAATTACCATATGCAACCGTCCAGTTGCATTACATGAAACGTAATATGATGTTTATATCCAATCAACACCGATATTGTTTGTTATGGTCATAAACATGTTTTTCCCATTAAACAATTACTGTTTTAATTTGAGAAAAAATAACAACCATAGTCACTTTCATAGTGGCCTGACCATTATTGTTAATAAAATGTTCCTGCtcatataaatttatataaaaaaaatgattgtGGACATGTTCTTTCTAACCAAAATGCATACCGtatcattattttatattttaaaattaatcaatAAGATACTCATGCATACAGATACATTTACCATGTTTGACCACATGTGTTGATGTTAATCATATTATCGTATTACGTATATATCTTGCTGTCATATCAATCCTTATGTTATGTGCGTCATGATATAAAGTAATAAAGGAATAAAAGGTAAAAGATTGTGTACTTGTAGGTCTGATTAAACCGACGCTATTGTTAGAGCTAATCGGTTAGGGTGTCTCACATGGGATGTAGAAAGAaaaatatgtatgcatataaggcaCTTGAGAATCTCTCTCTATCAACAATTGGTTTTAGAGAAAAGAGagactcatgagcttatatgcatGGCATGTTGATGTACCTAAATCGATCTTATAAATGGTATCCGAGCGGGTGGCACGGGTGTAATCATTGTGGCAGCGGCAGTTCATATCGGGGTGACTGTGGACGTGACCAGGGGAAGAGGTTGGGTGAGAAAAACCCGATTAAGAGGGtgattgttggagctaatcggttaGAGTGTCCCACATGAGAAGTAATGGCATGTTGGTGGACCTAAATCGATCCTACAGCTATTTGATCCACTCCTTGAATCGTGATTCAACAACTTGTTTTCCTTCAAACTCCAAATTGTGAAACTGTGATGTCACAAGTACCGATCCAAATATATAGTCATGGGGCCCCTCAATTCTTCTATGATACATATTTTGTATATCTTTCCCAGAATCATCAAAGCGATATCAGCATGCAAATTAGTCATGGGACCCCTCAATTCTTCTATGATACATATTTTGTATATCTTTCCCAGAATCATCAAAGCGATATCAGCATGCAAATTCCATGTCAAATCATAATTATTATACCGATTTCATCAAAGGATTATCACCGAATACTTTATCTCTTTTAAGTCACATTCTTCACCAATTCGTCATCCATGATCATCACGTAAATAGTTAATTAGCTTGTTAGAAATAGGGTTGTAATTTGATAATCCCtgattgattcttgaatcgtgtaacaatttcctaattaagtatttcgaccATATTTGcctcgggttacacgaaatcttaattgagataagacaagaacgcaatttgattctatgcaagaagagatcaaattaTAGTATTAGTGAGAATGTGATTTTCTGTCTATGTTAAAATGAAAGCAAATTCCCTTATATATAAGAGGTGAAAGGGTGCGACCAAAGGATATAACCCTTCAATGAAAATATGCAACCTTTTAATGAAAAGATGCAACTCTTCATTCACATCTTTTAGACAATTACATCACTTTTCACGAAATTATGTAGTCATTCATGGTTACCTTTCCATCAAATGATGTAATTTCAAAGACCTTATCGAACTAATTAACCCGAACGAGCGTGCACTCTGCAttctccaaactcgtcattgaaCATAATTCGATAAGCATTTGCTTTCTACTAAATCcgaattaactaaaatgattgttgataataTTAAATTCACCGATAAAATTCACACTTTAGAAAAGTGTGTAAAATTATGTGTGAATAAATGATAAATTAGTTGTAGTAACTCCAAAGTTAATAAGACTTTTGATACCAGTGGCGAGAGCTAACTAACAACTATCTATTTTACCCCTTTCTCTGCTTCTCTTCTTAGTTTTGAACTAGAGATGACATACATTTAAGTAAAAAAAATCACCTAAATTGTTACAGAACGAGAATTAGAACTTAGATGTATACTTTATATGAAACTCAATATCCTATCCTATCATATCatactatacattaaaagagagtctcgattagctaataaatgtttttaaaacccccttaattaccattagattaaaaaattacattataatatcccttgatccaacggtccttaatcatccactaaaaatattagctaataaatcaatttcTTAAGAGTAGTCCCAATGATCCGCCCAGACAACCCGCCCACATCCGCCCTGCCTGGGCGCCGATGGCACGGAGGCCGCCCAGGTCGCGCCCAGCCCATCGCCCAACCAGATCGTCCTCGTTTTGGTCTTTTTTCAGCATATTTGTGGACGCAAGTTACCATTTgaaaaacaaaaaagaaaaaaaatttgaatttaatggGCAACAGCTAGTTAACGGCTACATttcatttttttgtttttttctttttcttttttacacTATATATACACACCAAACCTTATTATTTTTACATACACAAACATACACTCTCATTTCATATTTTCTACCCATTTCATCATTTTTATACTCAAATAAACAATATGAGTTCCAATCCCGATCCTGACGTAAATATGGTATTATCGATCACAAATACGACTACGAATCGAGCACTCGAACTAATTGACGCGCTAGATGAATTAAGTGATAACGAAAAAGTAGAACAAATACCACGGGCACCTAGAAGATATTTACATAGAGATCGTCAGGGTCGTGCATTGtctttatggaatgattatttctcCGACACTCCCACATTTCCGGACGATTATTTTCGTAATCGTTTTCGAATGAGCAAACCTCTATTTCTTCGTATATGTCAAGGTATATTGAACTTTTCTCAAACTCCGGTTCCTAaatattttacttattttattcaAAAACGTGATGCTACCGGATTACTTGGTTTTAATATTGTTCAAAAAGTAACATCCGCCATACGTCAACTAGCTTATGCCGCTTCGGCCGATGTTTTTGATGAGTATTTGCATATGAGTGAACAAACCTCATATGATTGTTTAAACAATTTTTGCAAATGTATTTTCCACTTGTACGGTCTCGAATATTTGAGAAGACCAACTGCACAAGATGTGCAACGTTTGACCACTAAACATGCTCAAATACATGGTTTTCCGGGGATATTAGgaagtattgattgtatgcattggagaTGGAGAAATTGCCCGGCACGTTGGAAGGGTCATTATACACGAGATGACCATGGTTACCCGTCAATTATGCTTGAAGCGGTAGCATCGTAAGATGGATGGTTTTGGCACGCGTTTTTTGGAACTGCCAGATCAAACAATGATATCAACATACTAAATCAATCCGATTTGTTTAGTGAGTTATTAGCCGGTGAAGCACCACCATGTACGTATACGGTTAACGGATGTACGTTTGCTAAGGGTTATTATTTGGCGGATGGAATTTACCCGGAATGGTCTACAATAGTTAAGTCGTTCAAAAATTCGATAGACCCGAAACAAAAAAACTTCAAAAGGTTTCAAGAATcggcaagaaaagatattgaacgagCATTTGGAATACTACAAGGCCAATGGCAAATTGTTCAACGTCCGGCACGACCGTATTATATCCGCAAAATTAGAAGGATTTTGTTATCATGTGTGATATTGAATAATATGATAACCGAGGACAACGGCCGTGCATTTTGTGGACTCGA
This genomic window from Rutidosis leptorrhynchoides isolate AG116_Rl617_1_P2 chromosome 2, CSIRO_AGI_Rlap_v1, whole genome shotgun sequence contains:
- the LOC139889650 gene encoding uncharacterized protein, which codes for MSSNPDPDVNMVLSITNTTTNRALELIDALDELSDNEKVEQIPRAPRRYLHRDRQGRALSLWNDYFSDTPTFPDDYFRNRFRMSKPLFLRICQGILNFSQTPVPKYFTYFIQKRDATGLLGFNIVQKVTSAIRQLAYAASADVFDEYLHMSEQTSYDCLNNFCKCIFHLYGLEYLRRPTAQDVQRLTTKHAQIHGFPGILGSIDCMHWRWRNCPARWKGHYTRDDHGYPSIMLEAVASSNNDINILNQSDLFSELLAGEAPPCTYTVNGCTFAKGYYLADGIYPEWSTIVKSFKNSIDPKQKNFKRFQESARKDIERAFGILQGQWQIVQRPARPYYIRKIRRILLSCVILNNMITEDNGRAFCGLEENYRPVRRAPRSFQERVEAHMRVDTEIRDGGIHQLLKHMLVEHIHNLPPNYRIRHDPTRNPNNQDDAGPSHIFDDEDEEDQEEDQEDDDEE